The proteins below are encoded in one region of Puntigrus tetrazona isolate hp1 chromosome 5, ASM1883169v1, whole genome shotgun sequence:
- the slc25a35 gene encoding solute carrier family 25 member 35 yields the protein MDFVLGGVAACGACFFTNPLEVVKTRMQLQGELKSRGTYQVYYRNVFHAFYTIGKIDGLAGLQKGLAPGLVYQFFMNGVRLGSYAIIESLGYIHTDGRVSAAKSTVSGAIAGVMGAVMGSPIYLVKTHLQSQSTSSIAVGHQYKHRGMMHALLAIYKQHGILGLWRGASAAVPRVSVGSAAQLSTFSASKELVTDLQVFSEGSWLIALSAGMISSVVVVLAMTPFDVVSTRLYNQPVDHLGKGIFYRGFADCFSKTLKKEGTTGLYKGLGASYFRLGPHTILSLLFWNELRTLYQRYS from the exons ATGGATTTCGTTCTCGGCGGCGTCGCTGCCTGCGGCGCCTGCTTTTTCACGAACCCCCTGGAAGTGGTCAAAACGCGAATGCAACTGCAAGGGGAGCTTAAAAGCCGAGGAACCTACCAAGTGTATTACAGGAACGTGTTTCACGCGTTTTACACGATAGGCAAAATAGATGGACTGGCTGGTCTTCAGAAAGGTTTGGCCCCCGGCTTGGTTTATCAGTTTTTTATGAACGGGGTCCGGCTGGGGTCGTACGCCATCATCGAGTCCTTGGGCTACATTCACACGGACGGAAGGGTCAGCGCCGCGAAGAGCACGGTGTCCGGGGCTATCGCCGGTGTGATGGGCGCTGTCATGGGCAGCCCGATATACCTG gTAAAAACACATCTCCAGAGTCAATCTACTTCCTCCATTGCAGTTGGACACCAGTACAAGCATAGG GGAATGATGCATGCTCTACTGGCCATCTACAAACAGCATGGAATTCTGGGTTTGTGGAGGGGGGCCAGTGCAGCAGTCCCAAGGGTCAGCGTGGGGTCAGCTGCTCAGCTCTCTACTTTCTCTGCCTCTAAAGAGCTGGTCACTGACCTACAG GTGTTCTCTGAGGGCAGCTGGTTGATAGCTCTGAGTGCTGGTATGATCAGCAGCGTAGTGGTTGTATTAGCTATGACACCTTTCGATGTGGTCAGCACTCGACTCTACAACCAGCCTGTGGATCATCTCGGCAAG GGTATATTTTACAGAGGGTTTGCGGACTGTTTCTCTAAGACGTTGAAGAAGGAAGGCACGACTGGCTTGTATAAAGGTCTCGGAGCTTCCTACTTCCGCCTCGGACCTCATACCATCCTTTCTCTGCTTTTCTGGAATGAGCTGCGCACTTTATACCAACGCTACAGTTAG
- the rangrf gene encoding ran guanine nucleotide release factor, whose product MSRPLFGGALSAVIPHSAQDVSELRQIPDNQEVFAHSQTDQSIIIELLEYQSQVQDADAARYHFEDVAASNKVVERGSWEVRGVEQVLQSELSMQECSSAWLLSGAQLISKFNEEAKNTVNIHLCLFRLPQYTTDILLTFNDPVCINPLSSSAIENLVAIPWTPQDFKGVLQSFCLLDPGVFG is encoded by the exons ATGTCTCGGCCTCTGTTTGGTGGTGCACTGTCAGCTGTTATTCCCCATAGTGCCCAGGATGTCAG TGAACTGAGACAGATCCCCGATAATCAAGAAGTGTTTGCTCACTCTCAGACCGATCAGAGCATTATCATCGAACTGCTGGAGTACCAAAGCCAAGTGCAAGACGCTGATGCAGCCAG GTATCATTTTGAGGATGTGGCTGCGAGTAACAAGGTGGTGGAACGTGGCTCCTGGGAGGTGAGAGGGGTGGAGCAGGTCCTCCAGTCAGAGCTATCAATGCAGGAATGCAGCTCTGCTTGGCTGCTGTCTGGAGCTCAGCTGATCTCTAAATTCAATGAGGAG GCAAAGAACACTGTGAACATTCACCTGTGCTTGTTCCGTCTGCCGCAGTATACCACTGACATTTTGCTGACATTCAATGATCCTGTGTGTATCAA TCCCCTCAGCAGCAGTGCCATTGAAAATCTGGTTGCTATACCATGGACACCACAGGACTTCAAGGGTGTTCTGCAGTCATTCTGTCTACTTGACCCTGGAGTGTTTGGGTAG